CAATGATTCTCGCTGCCTCTCTCAATGACAACAACACTTTTTGCGTAACAGTCTGCGATGGTTGGAATGTCGACGTCAACGGTGAAGCGCCGTTATTAGAAATTTTTGTCGTTGTCGCGTCCTCCGTGCCAGTACCAGCGCTGGCACCTCCAACGTCTGCTAAAGTCGTTGGCAAATCTGTTGCGGTAGCTGCAGTTGTATCGCTCATTATCATCAGTAATACGACGCCTAATGTAATAAGGTAACTCTATAAAGGCTATTTTTGAAATTTCGACTTGCACCAAGCCCTTGACTGTCTATATCTTTAAATGACGCCTAGAATTTCAACTATACTTTCAAGGATCAAAACAATACCTCGCAACTTTGCTCTGCTACCTTTACGTAACTGACACCCTATAATTACACAAATAAACAACCCTATACAAAAAAGAAGGGAGGCAAAAAAAATAAAGCTTTTTGTAGCAGTTTTCAAATACTAGCGAAATTTTGTATATACAACCATGGAACAATCACCAAGACCGGGTAACGCCTGTAAATCTTGAAACAGCCGGAGCTTGACGACACAGACATAAAAGGCCGGGTAAATACGTACAGAATGCTTTCTAGAACATAGGTAACAAAAAGCAACGGTCTCTACATTGCTAATGTGGATGGTTACTAATGTACTAAGTTATCACAGCGACAGAACATAGCATATAAGGCTGTTACAGGTTGGGTGCAGTTAAGGACAATTTTAGACACTAGATAGTTTTACATTATTTGGAGGTAGTTAATCACATTATTGCTATTAGATAGAGTAAAACTAGTTTAACCGCACATGACAAATCATAAGTTACCAAAGGTGACATGCATAGCAAGAGCTAGGATTCCTACAGTTCGCGGACCAGATATATTTCTACACTTATATCAGAATGATGTAGATAATAAAGAGCATTTAGCTATTGTCTTTGGCGAAGATATACGTTCGAGGTCCTTATTTAGATATCGTGCCAATGACACACAGCATAGCCGGATGGTTCGGGGCGCATATGTTGGGAGACTATTCCCAGGCCGCACAGAAGCGGATAGAGACACTAAACTTGACATGAAACTTACATTTGACGCTTCTGGGGAATTAGAGGTATGCCCAGAGACTACATGGTGTAAAAAGCAGACACTTGTGAGAATCCATTCTGAGTGCTACACTGGGGAAACGGCGTGGAGCGCGCGGTGTGATTGTGGCGAACAGTTTGATCGTGCAGGGCATCTCATATCTGTTGCCGAAGAGGATGGTGTTGTGGGCGGCGCCGGCCATGGGATTATCGTTTATCTCCGACAGGAAGGGCGTGGAATTGGACTTGGGGAAAAACTTAAGGCCTACAATTTGCAGGATTTGGGTGCGGATACCGTGCAGGCGAATTTACTCCTAAAGCATCCTGCTGACGCACGTGACTTTTCGATTGGAAGGGCAATTCTTATAGACTTGGGCATTGAGGAGGTACGGCTTCTCACCAATAACCCCGATAAGGTACGCGAAGTCGAATGTCCTCCAACCTTGCATTGTGTGGAAAGGGTTCCGATGGTGCCGTTATCATGGACTACCGAGGGCGAGGGTATTAAGTCACCCGAGGTGAACAATTATCTAGTAACGAAGATAGAAAGAATGGGTCACTTATTGCAAAAGCCCCTAAGATTGCATAGGCGCGGATCCGCTCCGCCGCTGGAAATGAACACCCTGGGTTAACATCGTTTGTATATATATCTCCTTCCTCTGGAATAACTGCCCGTACCCTTTTAAGTGTACGTAAATTATACAGGAAAAGCTACACATAATAGAAATACCAGACATTCAACTCTTAAGACTCCTATTCCCCTAAAAAGCAATAGAAACTGTATTTATTGATGAAACTTCTCTATAAATGAACTCTAGGATAACAGTAAATATCATAAATGTTGCCAATGCAAACGCCAACCCTGATCATGAAAAGTTCCCCGAAGGAGACAAAAACAACCCTATTAGTGAGTGCCTGGCCTCTCCCGTAATTGTAGCAAGAATACGTCCATCCTCCATAACATATCCCAGACTACCATCATCACTAAAAAGTGTTGAAGTGGACCTCGATTTATGTGACCTTAAAAAATCGTTATACCCAGCAACTGTGGTTAACTCCACAGGCGCACTTGCTAGAAACGACATTGTCGACCCTGTAGATTCACTAGATTGAAATTGCGATTTATTGCTCAACTTGTATAGAGATTGCATCCTTACTTTACCTTCTGACTGCTCTTTGCTATATATTGACTTACTTACCGCTCATGTAATACTCCTACAACGTTTACTTACGCTTTTTATATAAGATAAATTACTCCCTAAACTACATCATGAATCACAGTCATCGGTGAAAGGGCAATGGTCGTTAAGACGTCGGTGCTGACATATAGCCCTTGTAAAGGTGCTGCACCTACTCAGATAGGAAAAATGTGCTGACGCATCGGCGTCAGTGGTCACGTGATGCGACTGGTTGAGTCCACAAAGTTCGagattttttttattttggGGGGCAAGATTTATAAAGACAATTAAGCttaattaattaataaGCGTAGTAAACAAAGGATCAGTGTGACAAAAGTTATACTAGAATAGAGATAGGATTATTGGCACTGAATTGGACTTCAACAATTCAAATGGAGGAGCCTAATACTCATAATTTGAAAAAGCTTGGCGATAATGAAGTATCAGGGATTGAGAAATTGCAGATATTGATGGCTTTTAAGACACATGTTAAGAAAGAATTGGTACATAGCAGTGCAATTAATGAATATTTCGATGTTTTAAGGGATTTTTTGATGGCAGATGGCCTGGAGATAAAATTACATCACTTGAGTCACTCGTCCTTATGTTATTTGATCAAGAGGGTTGCAATGCAGGAGCCGGACGAATTTACCGATCAGCGCATTAATTCATTGATTCGGGTTGTTTTACTACGAAGCGGGTCACAGGAGCGCAAGGTATGGGCTAGCTCGGTGAAATCGTTGGAGGCGATCTATTTATGCAAGCCTAGTGAGTTTGAAACGGAATTGGCTAAGATTTGCCTAGAAAGCAGGTCGGAAGACCGGACAAAATGTTTGTTGTTCATGGATGAGTTGATCCAGTTACAGCAAGTAAATAATAGGAACCCTATGGACTTGGTAAATCGATTTCTTGACCTGTGGATCAAGGTTTTAAACGATGACAATACGACAGAAAGTGGGGGAAGAGACGCAGAGTTGATACATGATATTCTCAAGAAATATTACAGTGAAGAATCGATCCAGCAGATAATGTGCCAAATAACGCGACAGAAGTCGCTGGATCTGTTCTTGCGAGCAGGGCATTCCCTGCCACAGTCTGCAGAGAGTGGGAGTACATCAGAGAGCAGTCCGTTTGAACCTGAAGAGGAGATTGCGCGTCTTATGGATGAATTGCCTGCAAATTCCATTAGAACCAGCATGGGGGATACAAAGGACTATCTGTCATTCGAACATCTGATGAGGGATTTGGAACAACTTACGGGGTGCTTCCAGGCACTGAAGGAAACAGAGCATAACTGGCGGCAGCGGCAGGATGCTATTATCTTGCTTAGACGGATCGTGAAAGGGAATGTATCCAGACAGTTTCCCGATGAGTTTGTCCAAATATGCCGTGAATTAAATCTTACGGATTGCATTTCCAAGGCTGCTTTATCCCTTAGAACAACACTTTCTTCGCACGCGTGCAACTTGATAAAGGAGATGTCTATAGAGTTAGGCCCGAGGTTGGAACCATTGGTAGAGTCGCTATTAATTCCCTTGCGTAGCTTGCTTTCAGCCACGAAGAAAATCGCATCACAGACGGCATTTGCAACTGCAATAATTCTTCTGAGTAATACTCCCTACCATAACAGGCTATTTCAACAATGCCATGCGTTATCTCGGGACAAGAATATTTCACCTAGGGCGTACGCTGCAGTATTCCTTCGTGTTTATATCATACGATTTCATAGAAGGTTAGAGCATTCATCTGCTTTAGTCGAAGAATGGCTACAGAAAGGTTTAACGGATGCACAGACGCAAGTTCGTGAGGCTATGCGAATTACATTCTGGTATTGGTACGCAGTAAACAATATTAGTGCGAAAAGGATATTGGATAACTTACCTAATCAAATGCGCCGTATAATCGAAACCTCGATACCGTCCTACTTAAGTATTGATTATAATGTAGTCGCGTCAGCCAGTTCCAATGAGTCTTCCAGGAGATCCAGCCTTGGGCCTAGAAAATTTCCAAGTTATGCGGCTCCCACACATTCATCGACATTACAGAAACTAGCATCAAACTCATTCGCCAATGGCGTTGGTTCACGTTCATTGAGTGATCCATCGAATAAGAATTGTCCGATATCCGGTACCCTGACATTGTCCAAGAAGCAGTTGTCCGCTGCGAAAGCCAATTCAATACCATTAAAGGATGCATTTTCATCACATCTTGACATGGAAAACGTTAACAGTGAGGCTTTGGATCTGTCAGAGGATTTAACAAATAGCAATCCAAATACGCTGGTAAGGAAGTATCTGAATACGGATACCAATACGGAAGAAAATATAGAACAGGCGTCTAAGGGGGAGTTGGAAAACATGTATTCATATATATCCTCAAGTGTTCTACATGAAAATCAACAGGGTCTTCAGATTTTAGAAAACTTGCTTTTGATGAAAGCTCCTATCGACACACAAACACTTTTACCATCGTTGGTTAAATTATCAATTCAATCACCCAAAAGTTTCCGTAGTTTAACAGGGAAATCTTCCTTTTACAAACTGCTTCCGTTGATAAATTTAGTTGAACTATGTGCTATCAATGAAAAGCCTAGTTCTATTATTATCGACAATTTTCCTCCTGAGGATATAATCTACTCTATCACCAGTTCATTTGAGAAATTTTTCCCAGCGCATGATGACCAATTATTTCTTTACTATGTGAAGTA
The Eremothecium sinecaudum strain ATCC 58844 chromosome II, complete sequence DNA segment above includes these coding regions:
- a CDS encoding uncharacterized protein (Syntenic homolog of Ashbya gossypii ADL297W; Syntenic homolog of Saccharomyces cerevisiae YBR085C-A), translated to MQSLYKLSNKSQFQSSESTGSTMSFLASAPVELTTVAGYNDFLRSHKSRSTSTLFSDDGSLGYVMEDGRILATITGEARHSLIGLFLSPSGNFS
- the RIB1 gene encoding GTP cyclohydrolase II (Syntenic homolog of Ashbya gossypii ADL296C; Syntenic homolog of Saccharomyces cerevisiae YBL033C (RIB1)), translating into MTNHKLPKVTCIARARIPTVRGPDIFLHLYQNDVDNKEHLAIVFGEDIRSRSLFRYRANDTQHSRMVRGAYVGRLFPGRTEADRDTKLDMKLTFDASGELEVCPETTWCKKQTLVRIHSECYTGETAWSARCDCGEQFDRAGHLISVAEEDGVVGGAGHGIIVYLRQEGRGIGLGEKLKAYNLQDLGADTVQANLLLKHPADARDFSIGRAILIDLGIEEVRLLTNNPDKVREVECPPTLHCVERVPMVPLSWTTEGEGIKSPEVNNYLVTKIERMGHLLQKPLRLHRRGSAPPLEMNTLG
- the STU1 gene encoding Stu1p (Syntenic homolog of Ashbya gossypii ADL298C; Syntenic homolog of Saccharomyces cerevisiae YBL034C (STU1)), translating into MEEPNTHNLKKLGDNEVSGIEKLQILMAFKTHVKKELVHSSAINEYFDVLRDFLMADGLEIKLHHLSHSSLCYLIKRVAMQEPDEFTDQRINSLIRVVLLRSGSQERKVWASSVKSLEAIYLCKPSEFETELAKICLESRSEDRTKCLLFMDELIQLQQVNNRNPMDLVNRFLDLWIKVLNDDNTTESGGRDAELIHDILKKYYSEESIQQIMCQITRQKSLDLFLRAGHSLPQSAESGSTSESSPFEPEEEIARLMDELPANSIRTSMGDTKDYLSFEHLMRDLEQLTGCFQALKETEHNWRQRQDAIILLRRIVKGNVSRQFPDEFVQICRELNLTDCISKAALSLRTTLSSHACNLIKEMSIELGPRLEPLVESLLIPLRSLLSATKKIASQTAFATAIILLSNTPYHNRLFQQCHALSRDKNISPRAYAAVFLRVYIIRFHRRLEHSSALVEEWLQKGLTDAQTQVREAMRITFWYWYAVNNISAKRILDNLPNQMRRIIETSIPSYLSIDYNVVASASSNESSRRSSLGPRKFPSYAAPTHSSTLQKLASNSFANGVGSRSLSDPSNKNCPISGTLTLSKKQLSAAKANSIPLKDAFSSHLDMENVNSEALDLSEDLTNSNPNTLVRKYLNTDTNTEENIEQASKGELENMYSYISSSVLHENQQGLQILENLLLMKAPIDTQTLLPSLVKLSIQSPKSFRSLTGKSSFYKLLPLINLVELCAINEKPSSIIIDNFPPEDIIYSITSSFEKFFPAHDDQLFLYYVKYRSVIFNYCFTVLIDIIENGFQFPADNKLFSTTCINVFKASGNDFNMDNYYTLISTLYNANNSQFIELLREAPTSSKFKIANKLQRHNPSFDLQTIMSREISGDSHQGSARQNDSPLAYENIDIDNTANLLEMTLVTDLKYSNIDTPIPRQIDNAPAALIEGSSKNDRRFHDNKSKYCDDERRSPVSNELKNLTEMTRVVSVYQQLNKESDVDMADEEKFRDSEDRNNCGFPLDDIFDEDKQVHSVKFNEIPRIIDINKNWDRHDGDTSDNTTNNGSETHGSFRGMTELVDKEMEKSPRLQFTDEDSKLLSDAINEIELRRQSDEEDHSSRPMTKEDDEESSAGQTHTKLSQEVDPFTDHSKSAQGNANSGNNKLFISSKVDIDVLSILSPSSLTYFELEHIHVLDMNGMNVTEIEKNFNTIDNGNTRITDISSIIGTISNDPTSELIHWLTKFRGLSRLWTLITDLVDSSESPHTHNFLVFYSALLIANFQLSTSLLSSDFIEDASSLMFSELSNLSSYENEFYICSCELREILIEHHNKEYLPELLQTCIKELRLSNERIKVAFILETIDNIITQMDTLLSLDILQSLTNFLQKYVSSNFTEWRYHSIKLLSQVNAILVEMNSPPELVRSTFSMLLVEEVDLVKSFRTT